A DNA window from Proteiniborus ethanoligenes contains the following coding sequences:
- a CDS encoding ABC transporter ATP-binding protein has translation MKELLLKRKGRFILYVLACFLPVVDTLLRNFSFALIIGSIEKGQMDYFVKVFALAIFFAVLGILLFILSRFMRISFMRDTILDVRIQAFDKILKHSYKNFSKKSKDVYISNLINDINVFEQHFFHKLLNVIYFGGQYTASLIILLFLDYKFALSLFVVSIVLFFFSKSFEKKTVKLQEEVSENNEKFTTNIANTFNGLEILKLNNIEDKFLGSTLKAVDKVERKKLHYTVFTEGQRNLTNFLGFVIFVGILIYSISSILNGASFAKTALMLQLSNGCVWPIVQLFPFLNELRASNTIYNKITKNDEDTSSSIVKEKNFEFNSEIRVEGLKFNYDGKEIFKGASFNIEKGKKYLLKGESGSGKSTLIKLLSMVVDDYEGSITMDGVNYREIKEESLNNNVSFVYQDVFLFEDTIANNITLFKDIPEEKILKAAEGAGLIEFLNEKKLGLQETLMENGKNLSGGQRQRISIARAIVKNASILFVDEGTSSLNEELGRAVEDTILSLDSTVIAISHRYYKGITEKYDYVLEVKNGLVTQYKSQDYFSMEVLAL, from the coding sequence ATGAAGGAGTTATTGTTAAAAAGAAAAGGCAGGTTTATCTTATATGTATTAGCTTGTTTTTTACCTGTAGTGGATACATTGCTTAGAAACTTTTCTTTTGCACTTATAATTGGAAGTATTGAAAAAGGACAAATGGACTATTTTGTAAAGGTCTTTGCACTAGCTATATTCTTTGCCGTTCTTGGTATATTGCTATTTATACTCTCTAGATTTATGAGAATAAGCTTTATGAGGGATACAATTTTAGATGTTAGAATACAAGCCTTTGATAAGATTCTTAAACATTCATATAAGAATTTTAGCAAAAAATCTAAAGATGTATACATATCAAATCTTATAAATGATATTAATGTATTCGAACAACATTTTTTTCATAAATTGTTAAATGTAATCTACTTTGGAGGCCAATATACTGCATCATTAATAATATTGCTTTTTCTAGATTACAAGTTTGCATTAAGTCTATTTGTAGTATCTATTGTTTTATTCTTCTTCAGCAAATCCTTTGAAAAGAAAACCGTGAAATTGCAAGAGGAAGTATCAGAAAACAACGAAAAGTTCACTACTAATATTGCAAATACATTTAACGGTCTAGAGATTTTGAAACTAAATAATATTGAAGACAAATTTTTAGGTAGCACACTAAAGGCTGTTGATAAGGTAGAGAGAAAAAAGCTACACTACACTGTTTTTACTGAAGGACAAAGAAACTTAACTAACTTTCTTGGCTTTGTAATATTCGTTGGGATATTAATCTACTCCATAAGTTCAATTTTAAATGGAGCATCCTTTGCTAAAACAGCACTAATGCTACAGCTATCCAATGGCTGTGTGTGGCCTATAGTACAATTGTTCCCATTTTTAAATGAATTAAGAGCATCTAATACTATTTACAATAAGATAACTAAAAATGATGAAGATACTAGCTCTAGTATTGTAAAAGAAAAGAATTTTGAATTTAATTCTGAAATCAGAGTAGAAGGCTTAAAATTCAATTATGATGGAAAAGAAATATTTAAAGGAGCATCCTTTAATATTGAAAAAGGTAAGAAATATTTACTCAAAGGAGAAAGTGGTTCTGGAAAGTCTACACTAATAAAGCTTCTATCAATGGTTGTAGATGACTATGAGGGGAGCATAACAATGGATGGAGTAAACTATAGGGAAATAAAAGAAGAAAGCCTAAATAATAATGTATCCTTTGTATATCAAGACGTGTTCTTATTTGAAGATACAATTGCTAACAATATTACATTATTCAAGGATATACCTGAGGAAAAAATCCTTAAGGCTGCAGAGGGAGCAGGGTTAATTGAATTCTTAAATGAAAAAAAATTAGGCCTACAAGAAACTCTGATGGAAAATGGTAAAAATCTTTCAGGAGGACAGAGACAAAGGATTTCCATTGCAAGAGCCATAGTCAAAAATGCTAGTATATTGTTCGTAGATGAAGGTACTTCAAGTCTCAATGAAGAGCTCGGTAGAGCTGTTGAAGATACTATACTTTCATTAGATAGCACAGTTATTGCTATATCTCACAGATATTATAAGGGAATAACAGAAAAATATGACTATGTACTTGAGGTTAAGAACGGTTTAGTAACTCAGTATAAAAGTCAAGATTACTTTAGCATGGAGGTGCTTGCTCTGTGA